The segment TCTGCTGAACTATACCGGTTCACAGTATGCTGACCTCGCCAATACCATGAAAATGGACGATTACACCACGTTGGATCTGGGGCTGCGCTACCGGATGAAGGTCAACCAAAACGACATGGTATGGCGTGTTGGAGTGGATAATGTCACCAACGAGAAATATTGGGCGAACGTCGATGACAGTGGCACTTACCTGACGCAAGGGGAGCCACGTACCGTCAAAGTCTCACTCACCTACGATTTCTAATCCCATCAGCGGGGCGCGATTGCGCCCCGTTTTCATTTTGCTGGCTTTCTATTACACTCGGAACGGTAATCCAGTCGGTCGATCCCTTTATTTTTTGCTGAGTTAACATGAGTTCACCTGCGCCACCTGACGATCATGACGAACCCCTGCGGCAGCCGCTGGACGATGCGCAGTTTGCCATTGTGGTACTTGCAGTGACCTCGGTTACCCTTATAATCTTTGTCCTGATGATGACGTTATGGATGAGCTAAGGCTTGCTGCAACGGGTATCGGAAGCCTGTAAGGAGATGTCGATGGAATCCCGAGATGACAAACTGATCGCCATAATAGGCCTGCTTTCTGCCTGTCTGATTGGTGTGGTGTTCCTGTTTACCATGACCTGGCTCACCGATGTGCGCCATCCCGCCGATCAATCCCTTGATGTACAAACCTGCGGTCCCAAACATCCCAACTCGCAACAATCTTAACTTTGCTGACGTTTTTGCCACTTAATTTGCTGACTGCGCAACTCCAGCGCTAAACCCTCATGCAACGTGCGATTGCCGTTGGGATCACCCAAACCAAATAACGCACCGGGCGAACGCCGGTCATCGGCCCACGCCGGATACTCCACCACCGGATAAAGCGAAATCCCTTCCAGCGCCACCCCTTCATCCAGCGCCAGCATTGCCTCTTCACTCACCTGATGGAACCAGGACGCACGGGCATCGCCTTCGGCACCGGTCTCGGCCAGCAGCATCGGGCGCTGATAACGCTGCCAGCATTGCCACAGCAGACGATGTAAGGGCAATCGTGCAGGGTGATCTACCGGCAATGGTTCACCGGGGAAAAACCAGTGATTATCCGGGTAGTAATTCAGTCCAAGGATATCGAGGAAATCTTCGCTGCCGCCCAGTTCCGGGGCGTCGCGTCCGGCCAGCCAATCCCAGGCTTCAAATTGCGCCTGATGTTGCGCGTCGGCATAGGGTTTGCTGTCGGGATTCGCGGGGTCGGTGGCAACCTGTACCAGTGGATCGGTCAGCACAAAACGCGCCTGCGGATAGATCTCGCGAATGGCATGCATCGCTGCCAGCGATGCGCGTACCAGCTGACGCTTCAGCTCTTTGCCGCGCTGACTGGAATAGGGATCGAGCCAGGCGACATCGGCGCCAGCCCACGACCAGAAGGAGATTTGATTGATCGGCGTAAAAAACGGTTGCTGCACCCCTTCATCACGCATCAACTGCGCCATCGCGCGGGCGAAGCGTTCAAAATGCTGGACAAAGGCGGCACTCCAGATGTCGAGATGGTCGGGATAGCCAAAATGCGCCAGTTCCCAGATGATTTGCAGATCATGGCGCGCCGCCGCGTGCACCATTGGCAGAAAAGAGTGCCAGTCATATTCGCCTGGCGTGGACTCAATCAGATACCAGCGTGCGCCATCGCGCGCGGTGCGCAACCCTTCCTGCGCCAGCGCGGCATAATCCTTCTCCAGCAGCATGTCATGACCGCTACTGATCACCATATCCAGTCGCCGCCCTCCGGCACGACGGGAAGTCGAACAGGGAAAACTACCCTGAAAAAAACTGCGAAACAGCCGGGGCTGATAGCGCGGGGATGGGGGATCAAGGGGGTGTTGCGCCATTTTTCCTCTCCTCACGGGGAACGCCGAATGCAGATCGTCCCGCTAAGTCTAGACTAAATTAAGCGCAGGCCAGCCGCTGCAACCGGAAGCCTCTGATTGCGATGCGCGGTGCTGCCACCAACAATAAGAAGATTATGTGTTGCAGGGAACCTGTATGAGCGAAGCCGTACCACGCCATTTTGAGGAACATCAGCGAAACTGGCTTAACGAAATTGTGGATGCACGCTGCGCGCGCCATCCGGGGATGAGTGGCGTCCATCCTCTCAATGATGGGCTGGATGCGTTTGCTGCACGTTATCTGTTGATGGGCATGGCCCGAAACACCATCGATGTGCAGTACTACATCTGGCAAAACGACATGTCTGGCCGCCTGCTGTTCAGCGCGCTGCTCGATGCAGCGGAGCGCGGCGTTAAGGTGCGGCTGCTGTTGGATGACAACAACACGCCCGGCCTCGATGAAACCCTTGCCGAACTGGACCGCCATCCCAATATCGCGGTGCGATTGTTTAATCCTTTCTCGTTTCGCACCTTGCGTATGCTGGGCTATCTGACCGATTTCGCCCGCCTCAATCGCCGTATGCATAATAAAAGCCTGACGGTGGACGGTGCCGTCACCCTGGTGGGGGGACGAAATATTGGCGATGAATATTTTGGCACCGGTGATGAGCCGTTGTTCACCGATCTCGACGTGATGGTCATCGGCCCGGTGGTACCGGAAGTCGCGCAGGATTTTGAGCGCTACTGGCGCAGCAAAGCCGTTTTGCCATTACGCAGCGTGGTGGAGGTGCGCGGCGAACACCAGGCCGTACGACTGCCGGAAGCCTGGCAAGATAGTGAGGCGGTACAGCGTTATCTGGCGCGGCTGGATCACTCCCCATTTGTTGGTCAGATGGCAGAGGGGACGCTGAGTATGACCTGGGCTGCGACGCGCTTGTTAAGCGATGACCCGCGCAAAGGGCTGGGCAAAGCGAAGCGTTCCTCTTTGCTGCCACAGCGAATGCTGGAGGTGATTGGAACGCCACAACAGCAGTTCGACATTATCTCGGCCTACTTTGTCCCGACGCGAGCTGGTGTGGCACAGCTGCTGGCGTTGAAACGGCGTGGGGTCAAAATCGCGGTTCTGACTAATTCACTGGCCGCTAATGACGTCAGCGTGGTGCACGCGGGTTATGCGCGCTGGCGCAAAAAGTTGCTCCGTCACGGCATCGCGTTATACGAACTGAAACCACAGGCCAATGCCAGCGACGCGCCCCACGATCGCGGGCTAACCGGGAACTCCGGTTCCAGCCTGCATGCCAAAACCTTTACCGTGGATAATCGTAAAGTGTTTATTGGATCGTTTAATTTCGATCCTCGTTCAGCGGTGCTTAACACCGAAATGGGACTGGTGATTGAGAGCGACACCCTGGCGCAGCGTACCCATCAACGCTTTATTCAGGGGATGCGGGACCGTGCCTGGATGTTACGGCTTGATGGATGGGGCCGGGTGAATTGGGTGGAATATCCGGGTGAGGCCGGTGAGGTGGTGCATATTCACGAGCCGCAATGTACCTGGTTTCAGCGGCTGATGGTGCGACTGGTGTGGCATTTGCCGATTGAATGGTTGTTGTGAAAGCAGCGGGCCAGCTTAGCTGGCCCGTGGGTTATGCACGCTGTGGTTTGCCGGAGAACAGAAAGCGCAGCAGTGGAATACGCAGATGGATTTCATACAGGGTAAATGACACGCCAAACACCATCAGCAGGCCGAGGAAAAAACCCAGCGTGTTATTGCTGATCAGTGGGGTGATAAAAATGCCGTACAGCAGGGTGAGCGGATGGTGCACCAGATAAATAAACAGCGAGGCATTCACCAGATACATGATGCGGGGCGAATGGCTGTTCAGCAGTTTATGTCCGAAGCAGAAACAGACGTTCAGCATGCACAGGCCCATCAGGGTTGAAATCACGTTGTCGATTTCATACAGCCAGCCATCGCCGCTGCTGAAGCGTTGATTGAGGCTGTAAGCGACAAACACCGCAATGGCACCAAAACACATCACCGGATTAAAACGCACAAACAACGCCTTCAGTGGCGGATGTTTCCAGCTCAATGCTCCCAACATAAAGAAGGGCAGGAAGAACAGGCTTTGCATCACGGCGGTGCTGAACAGGCCATCCATTAACCATGCGGGCTGGAAATAAAAGATTGCGCGGCGGAAGACGCACCACGCCAGCGACCATGCCAGTAACGCCAGCGTCAGTTTGCCCCAGCCCACACGGGTGTAAT is part of the Pantoea phytobeneficialis genome and harbors:
- a CDS encoding phospholipase D family protein, which codes for MSEAVPRHFEEHQRNWLNEIVDARCARHPGMSGVHPLNDGLDAFAARYLLMGMARNTIDVQYYIWQNDMSGRLLFSALLDAAERGVKVRLLLDDNNTPGLDETLAELDRHPNIAVRLFNPFSFRTLRMLGYLTDFARLNRRMHNKSLTVDGAVTLVGGRNIGDEYFGTGDEPLFTDLDVMVIGPVVPEVAQDFERYWRSKAVLPLRSVVEVRGEHQAVRLPEAWQDSEAVQRYLARLDHSPFVGQMAEGTLSMTWAATRLLSDDPRKGLGKAKRSSLLPQRMLEVIGTPQQQFDIISAYFVPTRAGVAQLLALKRRGVKIAVLTNSLAANDVSVVHAGYARWRKKLLRHGIALYELKPQANASDAPHDRGLTGNSGSSLHAKTFTVDNRKVFIGSFNFDPRSAVLNTEMGLVIESDTLAQRTHQRFIQGMRDRAWMLRLDGWGRVNWVEYPGEAGEVVHIHEPQCTWFQRLMVRLVWHLPIEWLL
- the mdoC gene encoding glucans biosynthesis protein MdoC, coding for MTAAKSEREYFLDSIRAYLMLLGVPFHVSLIYSTQKWAVNSQDASMWLTVFNDFIHAFRMQVFFVISGYFSYMLYLRYKPQRWLKVRLERVGIPLLTAVPLITLPQFFLLKNLTDKVGDWDSFSLYQKYNAVVWDLISHLWFLVVLVILTSLGMITFRWLRSQHRQIDYTRVGWGKLTLALLAWSLAWCVFRRAIFYFQPAWLMDGLFSTAVMQSLFFLPFFMLGALSWKHPPLKALFVRFNPVMCFGAIAVFVAYSLNQRFSSGDGWLYEIDNVISTLMGLCMLNVCFCFGHKLLNSHSPRIMYLVNASLFIYLVHHPLTLLYGIFITPLISNNTLGFFLGLLMVFGVSFTLYEIHLRIPLLRFLFSGKPQRA